DNA from Hwangdonia lutea:
TATAAAGAAGAGTTTATTAGATTTACCAAATTTTACAACACAAACAATTTATTATCAAAATTTAGAAAACTTCCAGAAGCAGTTCAGGCAGATAAAAGCTTAATTAAAGCCATGCGTCACTACGATTATACAGTAAACATAAAATGGGTGATGGCGCATTACAACACCGCAAACCACTATTTAAACATAGGCGGTAAAACAGCCGAAGCTACGGGCGGAAGTGAATGGGTGAAATACATGCACCCGAAATATCAAAGAAGAATATTTTTTCCAGAATTATGGACCGAAAAAGAATTACGAGAATGGGGAACAAATGTTTAGTATGGGCTTTACTAGCCCTAACCTTTATGGCTTGCAAAAAAGACAAACCCGAGCCAACACCAGTTTTACAAGAAGAAGTTGCTATAGTTGAGAAACCAAAGGAAGTTTATGAATTTGGCTTTAATTTAAACGACTATACAGTTAAAAGAGACACCATAAAAAAGGGAGATACTTTTGGAGTTATTTTAGAGCAAAACAACATAGGCTACCCGAAAATATTTCATATTGCTGAAAAAGCTAAAGATACTTTTGATATTCGTAGACTCCAAGTGGGTAAACCGTATACCATGTTGTTTTCCAAAGACTCTATAGAGGTTCCAGAGAGCTTTATTTATCAACCCACAAAAGAAGAATATGTGGTTATAAATTTCAAGGATTCTATTCACGCCTTTAAAAGCCGGAAACCCATCACTTATGTTGAAAAAACATTGTCTGGCGTTATTACAAGTAGCATTTCTGAAACTTTGGACGAAAAAGGCATAAGCGCAGTGTTAACCAATAAATTAGCGGACGATATTTATGCTTGGACGATCGATTTTAGGAGACTTCAGAAAGGTGACCGATTTAAGGTAATTTATACTGATAAATATATTGACGATTCTATATACGGTGGTATACACGACGTTAAAGCAGCTTATTTTGAGCATAATAAAGAACCTTTTTACGCTTTTCAATTTGTAACAGATTCAACCAAGGGCATCATAGATTACTTTAATCATGAAGCTAAAAATTTACGAAGGGCTTTCTTAAAATCACCTATTAAATTTGGCAGATTATCTTCTCGATATAATTTAAAGCGAAGAATTGCATATTATGGTTATAAAATAAGACCACATAGAGGCACTGATTTTGCTGCCCCTGTTGGAACCCCCATAATGGCGACTGCCAATGGAACCGTTACGGCTTCAACACGAAGAGGTGGTAATGGTAAATATGTAAAAATAAGGCATAATGCCACCTACGAAACCCAATATTTGC
Protein-coding regions in this window:
- a CDS encoding M23 family metallopeptidase produces the protein MGNKCLVWALLALTFMACKKDKPEPTPVLQEEVAIVEKPKEVYEFGFNLNDYTVKRDTIKKGDTFGVILEQNNIGYPKIFHIAEKAKDTFDIRRLQVGKPYTMLFSKDSIEVPESFIYQPTKEEYVVINFKDSIHAFKSRKPITYVEKTLSGVITSSISETLDEKGISAVLTNKLADDIYAWTIDFRRLQKGDRFKVIYTDKYIDDSIYGGIHDVKAAYFEHNKEPFYAFQFVTDSTKGIIDYFNHEAKNLRRAFLKSPIKFGRLSSRYNLKRRIAYYGYKIRPHRGTDFAAPVGTPIMATANGTVTASTRRGGNGKYVKIRHNATYETQYLHMSKRLVKVGQFVKQGDIIGRVGMTGNTGGPHVCYRFWKNGREVDPFKQKLPEAKPISDSLKFKFLEYIKPIKYKLDNIQFEPEIIEQEQAIITQANS